The following are encoded together in the Streptomyces tsukubensis genome:
- a CDS encoding roadblock/LC7 domain-containing protein has product MTAPSRTPSTASSTPSAGERTPGVDGSSREARNLHWLLTNLVEEVPGLRSVAVVSSDGLLLLSSHPELNQPDTAQDTPGPRGASADLATIVSGLGSLCIGAADLMDGGRVTQTMVAMEEGSLFVMSISDGSLLGAHAAQDCDMSVVAYHMALFVGRAGHVLTPELRSELRQSMESAQ; this is encoded by the coding sequence TTGACTGCGCCCAGCCGTACGCCCAGTACGGCCAGTAGTACCCCGTCCGCCGGGGAGCGCACGCCCGGCGTGGACGGCTCAAGTCGCGAAGCCCGTAATCTCCACTGGCTGCTCACCAACCTCGTGGAGGAGGTGCCGGGGCTCCGCTCGGTGGCGGTGGTCTCCTCCGACGGGCTGCTGCTGCTCTCCTCCCATCCCGAGCTGAACCAGCCGGACACCGCGCAGGACACTCCCGGCCCCAGGGGCGCGAGCGCGGATCTGGCGACCATCGTCTCCGGACTCGGTAGCCTCTGCATCGGCGCCGCCGACCTCATGGACGGTGGCCGGGTCACGCAGACCATGGTCGCGATGGAGGAGGGCAGCCTGTTCGTGATGTCCATCAGCGACGGTTCGCTGCTCGGCGCGCACGCCGCGCAGGACTGCGACATGAGCGTCGTCGCGTACCACATGGCGCTCTTCGTCGGCAGGGCAGGACACGTCCTCACCCCGGAACTCCGCAGCGAGCTGCGCCAGTCGATGGAGAGCGCCCAGTGA
- a CDS encoding DUF742 domain-containing protein, with protein MSTSGSPKLPTRGGARKPARVRPYSLTGGRTRFGHVLLVETFVAALDGPEARRGLTGGGSGGGGLSRIVPEMRAIVEVCRRMRTVAEIAALLRMPLGVVRVLLSDLADQGRIRVYGTGYGPGQPDRALLERVLGGLRRL; from the coding sequence GTGAGTACGTCAGGCAGTCCCAAGCTGCCCACCAGGGGTGGCGCGCGAAAACCCGCCCGGGTACGCCCCTATTCGCTCACCGGCGGCCGTACCCGCTTCGGTCATGTGCTGCTCGTGGAGACCTTCGTGGCGGCGCTGGACGGCCCGGAGGCGCGCCGTGGGCTCACGGGTGGCGGTAGCGGGGGCGGTGGACTCTCCCGGATCGTGCCGGAGATGCGGGCCATCGTGGAGGTGTGCCGCAGGATGCGTACGGTGGCGGAGATCGCCGCGCTGCTGAGAATGCCGCTCGGTGTGGTGCGCGTACTGCTCAGCGACCTCGCCGACCAGGGAAGAATCCGTGTGTACGGAACCGGTTACGGACCGGGGCAGCCGGACCGTGCGTTGCTCGAAAGGGTGCTGGGTGGACTCCGCCGGCTCTGA
- a CDS encoding GTP-binding protein: MDSAGSDLLPPEAVLAADESLKPWQTDTTRAPIATKIVVAGGFGVGKTTLVTTVSEVTPLQTEALMTRAGEGTDDLSATPEKNTTTVAMDFGRITLDDDLVLYLFGTPGQQRFWFMWDDLVRGAIGAVVLADTRRLDDCFPALDYFESCGLPHVVAVNHFDGSELFEPADVREALTVPAHVPVLIMDARRRIPVIETLLTLVGHALDATPA, from the coding sequence GTGGACTCCGCCGGCTCTGACCTTCTCCCGCCAGAGGCCGTCCTGGCGGCGGACGAGAGCCTCAAGCCCTGGCAGACGGACACGACCCGCGCGCCGATCGCCACCAAGATCGTGGTCGCCGGCGGCTTCGGGGTGGGCAAGACCACCCTGGTGACCACGGTCTCCGAGGTCACTCCTCTCCAGACCGAGGCTCTGATGACCCGGGCCGGCGAGGGGACCGACGACCTCAGCGCGACACCGGAGAAGAACACGACCACGGTCGCGATGGACTTCGGGCGGATCACGCTCGACGACGACCTCGTCCTGTACCTCTTCGGTACCCCGGGCCAGCAGCGGTTCTGGTTCATGTGGGACGACCTCGTGCGCGGAGCCATCGGCGCCGTCGTCCTGGCCGACACCAGGCGTCTGGACGACTGCTTCCCCGCCCTCGACTACTTCGAGAGCTGTGGTCTGCCCCATGTCGTCGCCGTCAACCACTTCGACGGCAGCGAGCTGTTCGAACCGGCCGACGTGCGGGAGGCATTGACCGTGCCCGCTCACGTACCGGTACTGATCATGGATGCGCGCCGCAGGATCCCGGTCATCGAGACGCTGCTCACGCTGGTGGGCCACGCGCTCGACGCGACACCGGCCTGA
- a CDS encoding styrene monooxygenase/indole monooxygenase family protein → MRKLLVVGAGQAGLQIALGLQSHGYEVTLLSNRTADEIRAGRVMSTQCMFHTALQHERDLQLNFWESQAPDVEGLGLSVAGPDSGRAVDWLGRLDGIAQSVDQRVKMAGWMEIFAQRGGRLVIHGAAVSDLDYFARTYDLVLVSAGKGELVSMFERDASRSPYNAPQRTLSVAYVHGLGPRPEHPGLDAVRCNLVPGVGELFVMPAYTHTGRADILFWEGIPGGPVDAFKGIRDPSEHLSLTLELMEKYTPWEYARATKVELTDAGATLSGRYTPTVRKPVGRLPGGGAVLGVADVVVANDPVTGQGSNSAAKCAAAYLSAILEHGDKPFDEAWMQSAFDRYWETARPATEWTNAMLAPPPEHVLNIIGAAGSLPRVADRFANGFDDPADFDHFFYDPDKAAAYLESAAAEA, encoded by the coding sequence ATGCGGAAGTTACTTGTCGTGGGGGCCGGTCAGGCCGGTCTTCAGATCGCGCTCGGACTCCAGTCCCACGGGTACGAGGTCACCCTCCTGTCCAACCGTACGGCGGACGAGATCCGGGCGGGCCGGGTCATGTCCACCCAGTGCATGTTCCACACGGCGCTCCAGCACGAACGCGACCTTCAGCTCAACTTCTGGGAGTCGCAGGCGCCGGACGTCGAGGGCCTCGGTCTCTCCGTCGCAGGCCCCGACTCCGGCCGTGCCGTCGACTGGCTGGGCAGGCTCGACGGGATCGCCCAGTCCGTGGACCAGCGCGTGAAGATGGCCGGCTGGATGGAGATCTTCGCCCAGCGTGGCGGCCGACTCGTCATCCACGGCGCCGCCGTCTCCGACCTGGACTATTTCGCCCGCACCTACGACCTGGTGCTGGTCTCCGCGGGCAAGGGCGAGCTGGTCTCGATGTTCGAGAGGGACGCCTCCCGTTCGCCGTACAACGCCCCGCAGCGCACCCTCTCGGTCGCCTATGTGCACGGTCTCGGGCCGCGCCCCGAGCACCCCGGCCTGGACGCGGTCCGCTGCAACCTGGTGCCGGGCGTCGGTGAGCTGTTCGTCATGCCGGCCTACACCCACACCGGGCGCGCCGACATCCTGTTCTGGGAGGGGATACCCGGCGGTCCTGTCGACGCCTTCAAGGGCATCAGGGATCCCTCGGAGCACCTGTCGCTGACCCTGGAGCTGATGGAGAAGTACACGCCCTGGGAGTACGCCCGCGCCACCAAGGTCGAGCTGACGGACGCGGGCGCCACGCTCTCCGGCCGTTACACGCCGACCGTGCGGAAGCCGGTGGGGCGGCTGCCCGGCGGAGGCGCTGTCCTCGGTGTCGCCGATGTCGTCGTCGCCAACGACCCGGTCACGGGACAGGGCTCCAACTCCGCGGCCAAGTGCGCCGCCGCCTACCTCTCGGCCATCCTGGAACACGGTGACAAGCCCTTCGACGAGGCGTGGATGCAGTCCGCCTTCGATCGCTACTGGGAGACGGCCAGGCCCGCCACGGAGTGGACCAACGCGATGCTGGCGCCCCCGCCCGAGCACGTCCTGAACATCATCGGAGCGGCGGGCTCACTGCCGAGGGTCGCCGACCGGTTCGCCAACGGCTTCGACGACCCGGCCGACTTCGACCACTTCTTCTACGACCCGGACAAGGCGGCCGCCTACCTGGAGTCGGCCGCCGCGGAAGCCTGA
- a CDS encoding C40 family peptidase → MSGRLLGLAVTAAVTTGSLLAPVHVAAAAPPPPGEQSVSALLTRLQGLYRNAEEATESYNAAEERLKKQRTGTELLGDRLAAARDSLRDSRSAAGRLARAQYQRDSGQYTPYLRMLMADDPRRALDVGHMIQRVARHRVNTVDRLARDERRRGELASAARKALAEKQRLAARQKSARDTVRDRLGEVEELLAGLSPGQIAQLAQLEQDGTAQAQRTFMASGALSHYRPPSARGARALEYAVAQIGKPYVWGAQGPDTYDCSGLTSQAWGRAGRRIPRTSQEQWATLPHVPLTELRPGDLVVYFPEATHVAVYLGDGQVVQAPRPGAKVKVSPVAANPVLGAVRPDPDAGPVPGWEPPRLPAGATAGDDTGYAGVGAPPRPKASG, encoded by the coding sequence GTGTCAGGGAGGCTGCTGGGTCTGGCTGTCACGGCGGCGGTGACCACGGGATCGCTGCTCGCGCCGGTCCACGTGGCCGCCGCGGCGCCGCCGCCCCCCGGTGAACAGTCCGTCTCCGCGTTGCTGACGCGGCTTCAGGGGCTGTACCGCAACGCCGAAGAGGCCACCGAGTCCTACAACGCGGCCGAGGAGCGGCTGAAGAAGCAGCGCACGGGCACGGAACTGCTCGGCGACCGGCTCGCCGCGGCCCGCGACTCCCTGCGGGACAGCAGAAGCGCGGCCGGACGGCTCGCCAGGGCCCAGTACCAGCGCGACAGCGGGCAGTACACGCCGTATCTGCGCATGCTGATGGCGGACGACCCCCGTCGGGCGCTCGATGTCGGGCACATGATCCAGCGCGTCGCCCGCCACCGTGTCAACACCGTGGACCGGCTCGCACGGGACGAGCGGCGCCGCGGGGAGCTGGCCTCCGCCGCCCGCAAGGCGCTGGCAGAGAAGCAGCGGCTCGCGGCCCGCCAGAAGTCGGCACGTGACACCGTCCGCGACCGGCTCGGCGAAGTCGAGGAACTGCTCGCCGGGCTCTCCCCCGGCCAGATCGCCCAGCTCGCCCAGCTCGAACAGGACGGGACGGCGCAGGCCCAGCGCACTTTCATGGCTTCGGGGGCGCTCAGCCACTACCGGCCGCCGTCCGCACGGGGAGCGCGCGCCCTGGAGTACGCGGTGGCGCAGATCGGCAAACCGTACGTGTGGGGCGCGCAGGGCCCTGACACCTACGACTGCTCGGGTCTTACGTCCCAGGCGTGGGGCCGTGCGGGGCGCCGGATCCCCCGGACCTCGCAGGAGCAGTGGGCGACCCTCCCGCACGTCCCGCTGACGGAGCTGCGCCCCGGCGACCTGGTCGTGTACTTCCCCGAGGCCACACACGTCGCGGTCTATCTGGGCGACGGCCAGGTGGTGCAGGCCCCGCGCCCCGGGGCCAAGGTGAAGGTCTCCCCCGTCGCCGCCAACCCGGTCCTGGGCGCGGTACGCCCCGACCCTGACGCCGGGCCCGTCCCGGGCTGGGAGCCGCCCCGTCTTCCCGCGGGCGCGACGGCGGGCGACGACACGGGGTACGCCGGGGTGGGCGCGCCCCCGCGTCCGAAGGCGTCGGGCTGA
- a CDS encoding AurF N-oxygenase family protein: MTTMTDVETLRDALGLLKDREQVAKRLLESSAKHSFDPDTELDWEAPPEEGKWYWPPELVSLYDTPMWHKMSEEQRMDLARHEAASLASLGIWFEIILMQLLVRHIYDKSVTSAHVRYALTEIADECRHSMMFARMIEKGGAPSYPVTRFNHNLARVLKTVSTTPGSFAATLLGEEILDWMQRLTFPDDRVQPLVRGVTRIHVVEEARHVRYAREELRRQMVSAPRWERELTRVSSGEAARVFSVSFVNPQVYTNTGLDRREAVAQVKASGHRREVMQSGAKRLTDFLDDIGVLQGVGRRLWKSSGLLA; this comes from the coding sequence ATGACGACGATGACGGATGTCGAGACCCTCCGTGACGCGCTCGGTCTGCTCAAGGACCGCGAACAGGTCGCCAAGCGGCTGCTTGAGTCCTCCGCCAAGCACTCATTCGACCCCGACACCGAACTGGACTGGGAGGCGCCACCGGAGGAAGGCAAGTGGTACTGGCCGCCCGAGCTGGTCTCGCTCTACGACACTCCGATGTGGCACAAGATGTCCGAGGAGCAGCGGATGGACCTGGCCCGCCACGAGGCCGCCTCGCTCGCCTCGCTCGGCATCTGGTTCGAGATCATCCTGATGCAGCTCCTGGTCAGGCACATCTACGACAAGTCGGTCACCAGCGCCCACGTGCGGTACGCGCTGACCGAGATAGCCGACGAGTGCAGGCACTCGATGATGTTCGCGCGCATGATCGAGAAGGGCGGTGCGCCGAGCTATCCGGTCACCCGCTTCAACCACAACCTGGCGCGTGTCCTCAAGACGGTCTCGACCACCCCGGGCTCCTTCGCCGCCACCCTGCTCGGCGAGGAGATCCTGGACTGGATGCAGCGGCTCACCTTCCCGGACGACCGCGTCCAGCCGCTCGTGCGCGGGGTGACCCGCATCCACGTCGTGGAGGAGGCGCGCCATGTGCGCTACGCCCGGGAGGAACTGCGCCGTCAGATGGTCAGTGCGCCGAGGTGGGAGCGCGAGCTGACGCGGGTCAGCTCGGGTGAGGCCGCCCGCGTCTTCTCCGTCTCCTTCGTGAACCCGCAGGTCTACACCAACACGGGGCTCGACAGGAGGGAAGCCGTGGCCCAGGTCAAGGCGAGCGGCCACCGCCGTGAGGTGATGCAGTCGGGTGCGAAGCGGCTGACGGACTTCCTCGACGACATCGGGGTGCTCCAGGGCGTGGGCCGCCGGCTCTGGAAATCGTCGGGTCTGCTGGCCTGA
- a CDS encoding penicillin-binding transpeptidase domain-containing protein translates to MTPYIRRAAVLLVVLLAALLVNAVRIQIIQAGPYDGNPANRRHDIARYGQPRGDILVGGRPVTGSTDSGQRLRHERTYTNGPLYAPVTGFASQVYGTTFLENAEDGVLSGTDPMLATVPLWNDLSRTRSSGGDVVTTVRAAAQRAAYEGLGGRKGAVAAIDPSTGEILALVSSPSYDPGRLSGSGRKAADAWASLNAAKDKPMLNRAIRQTYPPGSTFKVVTAAAALDSGTVTDVDARTDSPDPYRLPGASTSLSNEVEGCADASLRYAFEWSCNTVFARLGVTTGARRMTRTAEGFGFNDSGVRIPSGVARSNFDTSPDKARLALSSIGQYNTRATPLQMAMVSAAVANGGSVPSPRLVERTATAGGTTVRQSGSRSLRQAMSAGTAARLRELMVDVVEGGTGRSAAIPGAQVGGKTGTAQHGVDNAGTPYAWFVSWAQAATDTVPAVAVAVVVEDASAVREDISGGGSAAPIARAVMRAVLKS, encoded by the coding sequence GTGACCCCGTACATCCGGCGGGCGGCCGTACTGCTGGTGGTGCTCCTCGCCGCACTGCTCGTCAACGCCGTCCGCATCCAGATCATCCAGGCGGGCCCGTACGACGGGAACCCCGCCAACCGCCGCCACGACATCGCCAGGTACGGCCAGCCCCGCGGAGACATCCTCGTCGGCGGCAGGCCGGTCACGGGCTCCACGGACAGCGGCCAGCGGCTGCGCCACGAACGCACCTACACCAATGGCCCGCTGTACGCGCCTGTCACCGGTTTCGCCTCGCAGGTGTACGGCACCACCTTTCTGGAGAACGCGGAGGACGGGGTCCTGTCGGGCACCGATCCGATGCTCGCCACGGTCCCGCTGTGGAACGACCTGAGCCGTACAAGGAGTTCGGGGGGCGACGTCGTGACGACTGTGCGGGCGGCGGCGCAGCGGGCCGCGTACGAGGGTCTCGGCGGGAGGAAGGGCGCCGTCGCGGCCATCGACCCGTCCACGGGAGAGATTCTGGCTCTCGTCAGCAGCCCCTCCTACGATCCCGGGCGGCTCTCGGGGAGCGGCAGGAAGGCCGCCGACGCCTGGGCCTCGCTGAACGCCGCCAAGGACAAGCCGATGCTGAACCGGGCGATCCGGCAGACCTATCCGCCGGGTTCGACCTTCAAGGTGGTGACCGCCGCGGCGGCGCTGGACTCGGGGACCGTCACCGATGTCGACGCCAGGACCGACTCCCCCGACCCCTACCGGCTGCCCGGCGCCTCCACCTCGCTCTCCAACGAGGTGGAGGGGTGCGCGGACGCCTCGCTGCGCTACGCCTTCGAGTGGTCCTGCAACACCGTCTTCGCCCGGCTCGGCGTCACCACAGGGGCGCGGAGGATGACGCGGACGGCGGAGGGCTTCGGGTTCAACGACTCGGGCGTACGGATCCCCTCGGGGGTGGCCCGCAGCAATTTCGACACGTCCCCGGACAAGGCGCGGTTGGCGCTCTCGTCGATCGGCCAGTACAACACCCGGGCCACCCCGCTCCAGATGGCGATGGTGTCGGCCGCCGTCGCCAACGGAGGTTCCGTGCCGTCGCCCCGGCTTGTCGAGAGGACGGCCACCGCGGGCGGTACGACAGTGCGCCAGAGCGGTTCGCGGAGTCTGCGCCAGGCGATGAGCGCGGGGACGGCCGCGCGATTGCGGGAGTTGATGGTCGACGTCGTGGAAGGGGGCACGGGCCGGAGCGCGGCGATCCCCGGCGCTCAGGTCGGTGGCAAGACAGGGACGGCTCAGCACGGTGTCGACAACGCGGGGACGCCGTACGCCTGGTTCGTCTCCTGGGCTCAGGCCGCCACAGACACTGTCCCGGCGGTGGCGGTGGCCGTGGTGGTGGAGGACGCGTCCGCCGTCCGGGAGGACATCAGTGGGGGCGGGAGCGCGGCGCCGATCGCACGGGCGGTGATGAGGGCGGTACTCAAGTCCTGA
- a CDS encoding FtsW/RodA/SpoVE family cell cycle protein: protein MTGTTGTAKAAEPTPAARLPRRRGTELALTVVAVLLCVLGYFDVGLTLHGVPPPGAAVYGAGLGVLALLAHLAVRWRAPYADPLLLPIGVLLNGLGLVLIYRLDLATPDDEAAPAQLVWSTIGVAFFIAVVVLLRDHRSLQRYAYLSMVAALALMIVPIFFPAVNGARIWVRAGGFSIQPGEFAKVLLAVFFASYLAANRHALAFAGRRIWLLRLPTGRILGPIVAIWLFSVGVLVLERDLGTSLLFFGLFVIVLYVATGRTGWVAVGLVLAAVGAFAAGSLEPHVNGRVEDWLHPLASIDAGRGPNQLAQSLFAFAAGGLLGTGLGAGHSVLIGFATKSDFILATAGEELGLAGLLALFLLYALLVERGYRTGLALRDPFGKLLAIGLASIVALQVFVIAGGVMGLIPLTGMAMPFLAQGGSSVVTNWIIVALLIRLSDSARRQPGEWAADPPGARNTRAPGPGAPAGLAGGGGPA from the coding sequence ATGACCGGAACGACCGGAACAGCGAAGGCGGCGGAGCCGACCCCCGCAGCACGTCTCCCCCGGCGCCGCGGCACCGAACTCGCGCTGACCGTCGTGGCCGTCCTGCTCTGCGTCCTCGGCTATTTCGACGTCGGTCTCACGCTCCACGGCGTGCCACCGCCCGGCGCCGCCGTGTACGGCGCCGGGCTCGGCGTACTCGCCCTCCTGGCCCACCTGGCGGTGCGGTGGCGCGCCCCGTACGCCGACCCGCTGCTGCTCCCCATCGGCGTACTCCTCAACGGTCTGGGGCTGGTACTGATCTACCGGCTCGACCTGGCGACGCCGGACGACGAGGCCGCCCCCGCCCAACTGGTGTGGTCCACCATCGGCGTCGCGTTCTTCATCGCTGTCGTGGTGCTCCTGCGTGATCACAGGTCTCTCCAGCGGTACGCGTACCTCTCGATGGTCGCCGCCCTGGCACTGATGATCGTGCCGATCTTCTTCCCCGCGGTGAACGGCGCCCGAATCTGGGTGCGGGCGGGCGGATTCTCCATCCAGCCGGGAGAGTTCGCAAAGGTGCTGCTCGCGGTCTTCTTCGCGAGTTACCTCGCGGCCAACCGGCACGCCCTGGCCTTCGCGGGCCGCAGGATCTGGCTACTGCGGCTCCCGACGGGGCGGATCCTCGGGCCGATCGTCGCCATCTGGCTGTTCAGCGTCGGCGTACTCGTACTCGAACGCGATCTCGGTACGTCGCTCCTCTTCTTCGGGCTCTTCGTCATCGTGCTGTACGTGGCGACGGGACGGACCGGCTGGGTCGCCGTCGGTCTGGTGCTGGCCGCGGTGGGCGCCTTCGCCGCCGGCTCGCTGGAGCCGCATGTCAACGGCCGCGTCGAGGACTGGCTGCACCCCCTGGCCAGCATCGACGCGGGCCGAGGGCCCAACCAACTCGCTCAGTCGCTGTTCGCCTTCGCCGCGGGGGGTCTCCTGGGGACCGGCCTCGGCGCGGGCCACTCCGTCCTCATCGGGTTCGCCACGAAGTCCGACTTCATCCTCGCCACCGCGGGGGAAGAGCTGGGCCTGGCGGGGCTGCTGGCCCTCTTCCTCCTCTACGCGCTGCTCGTCGAACGCGGCTACCGGACAGGACTGGCTCTGCGCGACCCCTTCGGGAAGCTTCTGGCCATCGGCCTGGCCTCGATCGTGGCGCTCCAGGTCTTCGTCATCGCGGGTGGCGTCATGGGGCTGATCCCGCTCACCGGCATGGCCATGCCCTTTCTCGCACAGGGCGGTTCCTCCGTGGTCACCAACTGGATCATCGTCGCCCTGCTCATCCGGCTCAGCGACTCGGCGCGACGGCAGCCAGGGGAGTGGGCAGCGGACCCCCCTGGGGCGCGGAACACGCGGGCTCCCGGGCCGGGCGCCCCGGCCGGGCTGGCGGGCGGGGGCGGTCCCGCGTGA
- a CDS encoding SH3 domain-containing protein, translating into MRFRTTFTRVCATAVGTLLATATLAGPALATEPAGGAADTDTAKSAPVYKGRVVAEDGLLLRASPGRGGRIVRSERYGAIVHIDCKTTGDKVGNNNRWYLLTDGTWAWGSAYYIQNLGAAPRWC; encoded by the coding sequence ATGCGCTTCAGGACCACCTTCACCCGGGTCTGCGCCACCGCGGTAGGCACGCTCCTCGCCACCGCCACCCTCGCGGGCCCCGCACTCGCGACCGAGCCGGCCGGAGGCGCTGCGGACACCGACACGGCGAAGTCGGCCCCCGTCTACAAGGGGCGTGTGGTCGCGGAGGACGGGCTCCTGCTCCGCGCCTCCCCCGGCCGGGGCGGCCGGATCGTCCGCAGCGAGCGGTACGGGGCCATCGTGCACATCGACTGCAAGACCACGGGCGACAAGGTCGGCAACAACAACCGCTGGTACCTGCTGACCGACGGCACCTGGGCCTGGGGCTCCGCGTACTACATCCAGAACCTCGGGGCCGCACCCCGCTGGTGCTGA
- a CDS encoding nuclease-related domain-containing protein, producing MTGLRVVPAVSHGQQRLHVCLPDGMTVAWFDRESARVHLIFESRRDDVLRALGPFLSGPVTVGPPPVPTPAELAGLALHPDDDLAPNRPGEALVIALDRDPAPSAGLRRDPRPRALAAERAIGESLDGLAGAGWRALHSIALPGGARIHHLLIGPGGLFCVRTLHAGGRRVRIDDPMVTVGRRTAVPELRRIRQDADRASFALAADVRPVLALVETARVEEAHGPRGIRVVTDADLTSLAHLAGVLKPADVESLYALARDRHTWLRL from the coding sequence ATGACTGGACTGCGTGTCGTACCCGCCGTGAGCCACGGACAGCAGCGGCTGCATGTCTGTCTGCCCGACGGGATGACCGTCGCGTGGTTCGACCGCGAGAGTGCCCGTGTCCATCTGATCTTCGAGTCCCGCCGCGACGACGTACTGCGCGCCCTCGGCCCGTTCCTCTCCGGCCCCGTCACCGTGGGCCCGCCGCCCGTGCCCACCCCCGCGGAGCTGGCGGGGCTGGCCCTCCACCCGGACGACGACCTCGCCCCCAACCGACCGGGCGAGGCCCTGGTCATCGCCCTCGACAGGGACCCCGCCCCGTCGGCCGGGCTGCGCAGGGACCCGCGTCCCCGCGCCCTCGCGGCGGAGCGGGCGATCGGTGAGAGCCTTGACGGGCTGGCGGGGGCGGGGTGGCGCGCCCTGCACTCGATCGCGCTGCCGGGCGGCGCCCGTATCCATCACCTGCTCATCGGACCCGGCGGCCTCTTCTGTGTGCGCACCCTCCACGCCGGAGGCCGCCGCGTCAGGATCGACGATCCGATGGTGACGGTCGGACGAAGGACGGCCGTCCCCGAGCTGCGCCGGATCCGCCAGGACGCCGACCGGGCCTCGTTCGCCCTCGCGGCGGACGTCAGGCCGGTCCTCGCCCTCGTCGAAACCGCCCGCGTCGAGGAGGCGCACGGCCCGCGTGGGATACGCGTCGTGACCGACGCCGACCTCACGTCACTGGCGCACCTCGCGGGCGTACTGAAGCCGGCGGACGTCGAATCGCTCTACGCCCTGGCGCGCGACCGTCACACCTGGCTGCGGCTGTAG
- the ligD gene encoding non-homologous end-joining DNA ligase — translation MTPITEVAGRRLSLSNLEKVLYPADGFTKGELLHYYATVEAALLPHLRDRPASFLRYPDGPDGQRFFSKNVPPGTPEWVRTAEVPHTEGPARQVVVQDLPTLMWAANLVTEFHTPQWRAENPGVADRLVLDLDPGAPATVVECCRVALLLRERLAADGLTAYAKTSGSKGLHLLVALEPTPSEQVTAYAKELAVEAERDRPESVVHRMTRSLRPGKVFVDFSQNAAAKTTATPYTLRAGREPTVSAPLTWEEVEACVQPEGLVVRAGDVPERLDRLGELLAPVVDGSAAAALPRT, via the coding sequence ATGACGCCAATCACGGAGGTGGCGGGGCGGCGGCTGTCGCTCTCCAACCTGGAGAAGGTGCTCTATCCGGCCGACGGGTTCACCAAGGGCGAGCTGCTGCACTACTACGCCACGGTGGAGGCGGCGCTCCTGCCGCATCTGCGGGACCGGCCCGCGTCCTTCCTCCGCTACCCGGACGGCCCCGACGGCCAGCGGTTCTTCTCCAAGAATGTGCCGCCGGGCACCCCCGAATGGGTCCGTACCGCTGAGGTTCCGCACACGGAAGGACCGGCCAGGCAGGTCGTCGTCCAGGACCTGCCGACGCTGATGTGGGCGGCCAATCTGGTCACGGAGTTCCATACGCCCCAGTGGCGAGCCGAGAATCCGGGAGTGGCCGACCGCCTCGTGTTGGACCTCGACCCCGGCGCCCCCGCGACAGTGGTGGAGTGCTGCCGGGTCGCGCTCCTGCTGCGGGAGCGGCTGGCCGCGGACGGGCTGACGGCCTACGCGAAGACATCGGGCTCCAAGGGGCTGCACCTGCTGGTGGCACTGGAACCCACCCCCTCCGAGCAGGTCACGGCGTACGCGAAGGAACTCGCCGTCGAGGCGGAGCGTGACCGGCCGGAGTCGGTCGTGCACCGGATGACCCGGAGCCTGCGGCCCGGCAAGGTCTTCGTGGACTTCAGCCAGAACGCCGCAGCGAAGACCACCGCCACGCCCTACACGCTCAGAGCGGGCCGAGAGCCGACCGTGTCGGCACCGCTGACCTGGGAAGAGGTCGAGGCGTGCGTACAGCCGGAGGGGCTCGTCGTCCGCGCGGGCGATGTCCCTGAGCGTCTCGACCGCCTCGGGGAGCTGCTCGCACCGGTCGTGGACGGGTCGGCTGCCGCCGCCCTGCCGCGCACGTGA